A window from Seriola aureovittata isolate HTS-2021-v1 ecotype China chromosome 14, ASM2101889v1, whole genome shotgun sequence encodes these proteins:
- the epas1b gene encoding endothelial PAS domain-containing protein 1b isoform X2, whose protein sequence is MTADKEKKRSSSERRKEKSRDAARCRRSKETEVFYELAHQLPLPHSVSSHLDKASIMRLAISFLRTRKLLATGSSSSSSSSSSSDGDEDGQMDSLYLKSLEGFITVVTSDGDMIFLSENINKFMGLTQVELTGHSIFDFTHPCDHEEIRENLSLKTAGSSFGKKGKELNTERDFFMRMKCTVTNRGRTVNLKSASWKVLHCTGHLKMYNSCPPRVLCGFKEPPLTCAVLMCEPIPHPSNIDTPLDSKTFLSRHSMDMKFTYCDERVTELMGYTPEDLVGRSVYDLYHALDSDSVTKSHHNLCTKGQAVSGQYRMLAKNGGYIWVETQGTVIYNSRNSQPQCIVCINYVLSDIEEKSMIFSLEQTESLFKPRHMSSFFTAGGAGVTGEPGDALFTKLKEEPEDLAQLAPTPGDTIVSLDFGRPQFEVSAAAAMLPPGPPSWASESHKAAPPASGQTAAPVPVPGDMANMAGTFTVQQNPPPGSATPSLSSCSTPSSPGDYYSSVESDLKVELTEKLFALDTEGNSPANTETDLSDLDLETLAPYIPMDGEDFQLNPIITESEPLEGGPAGSMGSSSSLPQTRQASHQSSSNIAGLFQPLSSPPQPQGHYQPQPAAAWATGEKRGSSHGTVNPRTGSYMMGHMQNPPYQAPASTPLSSMGGRQNLQWPPDPLLTYQQQQPQATKAYRMDTLTGEARPSCQQNMTHLMQKQRSIDNFIQAYRDMSPARVAMTNNFKRSFTQMAVGESKASEFTWKKMRGDGCVAMDRSLSAGSLTESGMSRMMSGSMPSCLSSLQQHRKSQYPGNGIGGASEKVFSQKSCNYTDYNMLPSNKPAGLASRLLGPSFEPSCLPELTRYDCEVNVPLQGNLHLLQGCDLLRALDQAT, encoded by the exons gaGCAGCTCAGAGCGTCGTAAGGAGAAGTCCCGTGATGCCGCTCGCTGCAGGCGAAGCAAAGAGACGGAGGTTTTCTACGAGCTGGCTCACCAGCTGCCCCTCCCCCACAGCGTCAGCTCTCACCTGGACAAAGCCTCCATCATGAGGCTGGCTATCAGCTTCCTGCGCACACGCAAGCTGCTTGCCACAG gcagcagcagcagcagcagcagcagcagcagcagtgacggTGACGAggacggacagatggacagtCTGTACCTGAAGTCTCTGGAGGGCTTCATCACCGTGGTAACGTCAGACGGCGACATGATATTCCTGTCTGAGAACATCAACAAATTCATGGGGCTTACGCAG gtggAGCTCACTGGTCACAGCATCTTTGACTTCACTCATCCATGTGACCATGAGGAGATCAGAGAAAACCTCAGCCTGAAGACAGCCG GAAGCAGCTTTGGTAAAAAAGGCAAAGAGCTGAACACCGAGCGGGATTTCTTCATGAGGATGAAATGCACGGTGACCAACAGGGGACGCACCGTCAACCTCAAGTCGGCCAGCTGGAAG GTGCTGCACTGCACCGGACACCTGAAGATGTACAACAGCTGCCCTCCCAGAGTGCTGTGCGGCTTCAAAGAGCCTCCGCTCACCTGCGCCGTTCTGATGTGCGAACCCATCCCACACCCATCCAACATCGACACGCCGCTGGACAGCAAGACCTTCCTGAGCAGACACAGCATGGACATGAAGTTCACCTACTGCGACGAGAG gGTAACAGAACTGATGGGTTACACTCCTGAGGATCTGGTGGGTCGTTCAGTCTACGACCTTTACCACGCCCTGGACTCAGACAGCGTCACCAAGAGCCACCACAACT tgtgcACCAAGGGTCAGGCGGTGAGCGGTCAGTACCGAATGCTGGCTAAGAACGGAGGCTACATCTGGGTCGAGACCCAGGGAACTGTTATTTATAACAGCCGCAACTCGCAGCCCCAGTGCATTGTGTGCATCAACTATGTCCTCAG CGACATCGAGGAGAAGTCGATGATCTTCTCCTTGGAGCAGACGGAGTCCCTGTTCAAGCCGCGCCACATGAGCAGCTTCTTCACTGCCGGAGGCGCAGGTGTGACCGGAGAGCCGGGAGACGCCCTTTTCACCAAACTCAAAGAGGAGCCCGAGGACCTGGCCCAGCTGGCTCCGACGCCCGGAGACACCATCGTTTCCCTCGACTTCG gTCGCCCTCAGTTCGAGGTGTCCGCCGCCGCCGCTATGCTCCCTCCAGGACCTCCGTCCTGGGCCAGCGAGAGTCACAAGGCGGCCCCTCCGGCATCAGGCCAGACCGCGGCTCCGGTCCCGGTTCCAGGCGACATGGCTAACATGGCCGGTACATTCACAGTGCAGCAGAACCCGCCGCCGGGCAGCGCCACCCCGAGCCTGAGCAGCTGCTCCACG ccCAGCAGCCCAGGTGATTACTACAGCTCAGTGGAGAGTGACCTGAAGGTGGAGCTGACGGAGAAGCTGTTTGCTCTGGACACAGAGGGCAACAGTCCTGCAAacactgag ACGGACTTAAGCGACTTGGACCTGGAGACTCTGGCTCCTTACATCCCCATGGACGGAGAGGACTTCCAGCTGAATCCCATCATCACGGAGTCCGAGCCCCTGGAGGGGGGTCCGGCGGGATCCAtggggagcagcagcagcctgccgCAAACACGCCAGGCATCCCATCAGAGCTCCAGCAACATCGCCGGCCTCTTCCAGCCCCTGTCCTCCCCTCCTCAACCCCAAGGCCACTACCAGCCCCAGCCAGCTGCAGCCTGGGCCACAGGGGAGAAGAGAGGCTCCAGCCATGGGACCGTGAACCCCCGCACGGGGTCATACATGATGGGTCACATGCAGAATCCCCCGTACCAGGCCCCGGCCAGCACCCCTCTGTCCTCCATGGGCGGCAGGCAGAATCTGCAGTGGCCGCCGGACCCTCTGTTAACctaccaacaacaacaaccacaagcCACCAAGGCCTACCGCATGGACACTTTGACAGGAGAGGCGCGCCCGTCCTGCCAACAGAACATGACGCACCTCATGCAGAAACAGAG GTCCATTGACAATTTTATACAAGCCTACAGAGACATGAGTCCCGCCAGAGTGGCCATGACCAACAACTTCAAGCGCTCCTTCACCCAGATGGCTGTG GGTGAAAGTAAGGCGTCAGAATTCACATGGAAAAAGATGAGGGGCGACGGCTGTGTCGCCATGGATCGCTCCCTCAGCGCAGGATCACTGACAG AGTCGGGGATGAGCAGGATGATGTCGGGCAGCATGCCCTCGTGTCTCAGCTCCCTGCAACAGCACAGGAAGTCTCAGTATCCTGGAAACGGGATCGGCGGCGCCAGCGAGAAAGTGTTCT